A single region of the Rhizobium sp. NLR16a genome encodes:
- a CDS encoding low affinity iron permease family protein has translation MKHLFARFATKISEWAGKPVIFILALSVVIIWAVLGPFFNYSETWQLIINTGTTIITFLMVFVLQNAQTRDTRAIQAKLNEIILTSHAENRFIGIENLDEEELKHLDELVAKAAKGRGQTEACQTTEIAQAMPPPKKAQARKRSANAKALKQKQRPLEKS, from the coding sequence ATGAAGCATCTGTTCGCCCGCTTCGCAACCAAGATATCGGAATGGGCGGGTAAGCCCGTCATCTTCATCCTGGCCCTGAGCGTCGTCATCATCTGGGCCGTGCTCGGCCCCTTCTTCAACTATTCGGAAACCTGGCAGCTCATCATCAACACGGGCACGACGATCATCACCTTCCTGATGGTCTTCGTGCTGCAGAACGCCCAGACGCGCGACACCCGGGCGATCCAGGCCAAGCTCAACGAAATCATTCTGACAAGCCATGCGGAGAACCGCTTCATCGGCATCGAAAATCTCGACGAGGAAGAGCTGAAACATCTGGACGAACTGGTCGCCAAGGCGGCCAAGGGACGGGGGCAGACGGAGGCCTGCCAAACGACCGAGATCGCGCAAGCGATGCCGCCGCCGAAAAAAGCGCAGGCGCGCAAACGCTCTGCCAATGCCAAAGCATTGAAGCAGAAACAACGGCCACTTGAGAAAAGCTGA
- a CDS encoding DEAD/DEAH box helicase produces MTTFADLGLSQKVLSAVTDAGYTIPTPIQAGAIPFALERRDICGIAQTGTGKTASFVLPMLSLLEKGRARARMPRTLILEPTRELAAQVAENFEKYGKNHRLNVALLIGGVSFEDQDRKLERGADVLICTPGRLLDHFERGKLLMSGVEILVIDEADRMLDMGFIPDIERIAKLIPFTRQTLFFSATMPPEIQKLADRFLQNPERIEVAKPASAAKTVTQRFVASHSKDYEKRAVLRELVRAQTELKNAIIFCNRKKDVADLFRSLERHGFNVGALHGDMDQRSRTTMLQNFRDGNLQLLVASDVAARGLDIPDVSHVFNFDVPIHSEDYVHRIGRTGRAGRSGAAFTLVTKRDTKFVDAIEKLIGENVEWLNGDLNSLPPAEEGKDSDRPRRNGRERGDKDRGRGRGRHSAASHKSDNDIQDSDVQVIAAAPAKAEVVKNERKAEQKPQNNARNNRPYPANDDSRDRRRHRDHDDGPTPVGFGDDIPAFMLIAGSAKV; encoded by the coding sequence TTGACGACATTCGCTGACCTTGGCTTGAGCCAAAAAGTGCTATCCGCTGTCACAGACGCGGGCTATACGATCCCCACACCTATCCAGGCGGGGGCTATTCCCTTTGCGCTCGAGCGTCGCGACATTTGCGGCATCGCGCAGACGGGCACCGGCAAAACGGCATCTTTTGTCCTGCCGATGCTGTCGCTTCTTGAAAAGGGCCGCGCCCGCGCCCGCATGCCCCGCACGCTGATCCTCGAGCCGACGCGCGAACTCGCCGCCCAGGTTGCCGAGAATTTCGAGAAATACGGCAAGAACCACCGCCTCAACGTCGCCCTCCTGATCGGCGGCGTTTCCTTCGAGGACCAGGATCGCAAGCTCGAGCGCGGCGCCGACGTTCTGATCTGCACGCCCGGCCGCCTGCTCGACCATTTCGAGCGCGGCAAGCTCTTGATGAGCGGCGTCGAAATCCTCGTCATCGACGAAGCCGACCGCATGCTCGACATGGGCTTCATTCCCGATATCGAGCGCATCGCCAAGCTCATCCCCTTCACCCGCCAGACGCTGTTCTTCTCGGCGACCATGCCGCCGGAGATCCAGAAGCTGGCCGACCGGTTCCTGCAGAACCCGGAGCGCATCGAAGTGGCAAAGCCCGCTTCGGCCGCAAAGACCGTGACGCAGCGCTTCGTCGCCTCGCACAGCAAGGATTACGAGAAACGCGCGGTTCTGCGTGAACTCGTCCGTGCACAGACTGAGCTCAAGAACGCCATCATCTTCTGCAACCGCAAGAAGGATGTCGCCGATCTCTTCCGTTCGCTCGAACGCCACGGCTTCAACGTCGGGGCGTTGCATGGCGACATGGACCAGCGTTCCCGCACGACGATGCTGCAGAATTTCCGTGACGGCAACCTCCAGCTGTTGGTGGCCTCCGACGTTGCCGCCCGCGGTCTCGACATTCCCGATGTCAGCCATGTCTTCAATTTCGACGTGCCGATCCACTCCGAGGACTATGTCCACCGGATCGGCCGCACCGGCCGCGCCGGCCGCTCCGGTGCCGCCTTCACTCTCGTCACCAAGCGCGACACGAAATTCGTCGACGCGATCGAGAAGCTGATCGGCGAAAATGTCGAATGGTTGAATGGCGACCTGAACTCGCTGCCACCGGCGGAAGAAGGCAAGGACAGCGACCGTCCGCGCCGCAACGGACGCGAACGTGGCGACAAGGATCGCGGGCGCGGACGCGGCAGGCACAGTGCTGCGAGTCATAAATCTGATAACGACATACAGGATAGTGACGTCCAAGTGATCGCAGCAGCACCAGCAAAGGCCGAAGTCGTGAAGAACGAGCGCAAAGCAGAGCAGAAGCCGCAAAACAATGCGCGCAACAATCGGCCCTATCCGGCAAATGACGACAGCCGCGATCGCCGCCGTCATCGCGATCACGACGACGGGCCGACCCCGGTCGGTTTCGGCGACGATATCCCCGCCTTCATGCTGATCGCCGGCAGCGCCAAGGTCTGA
- the purB gene encoding adenylosuccinate lyase produces the protein MIPRYSRPEMVAIWSPETKFRIWFEIEAHACDALAELGVIPKSAARTIWEKGGAATFDVARIDEIEAVTKHDVIAFLTHLAEIVGPDARFVHQGMTSSDVLDTCFNVQLVRATDILISDLDRLLAALKTRAFEHKDTVTIGRSHGIHAEPTTFGVKLALAYAEFERCRQRLVAAREEVATCAISGAVGTFANIDPRVEEHVAEALGLKAEPVSTQVIPRDRHAMYFATLGVVASSIERLATEIRHLQRTEVLEAEEYFSPGQKGSSAMPHKRNPVLTENLTGLARMVRSYAVPAMENVALWHERDISHSSVERMIGPDATVTLDFALSRLAGVVEKLLVYPENMEKNLNKFRGLVHSQRVLLALTQAGVSREDAYRLVQRNAMKVWEQGKDFLEELLADAEVRAALSEEDIREKFDLGYHTKHVDTIFRRVFGNA, from the coding sequence ATGATCCCGCGTTACTCCCGGCCCGAAATGGTCGCCATCTGGTCTCCCGAAACCAAGTTCCGCATCTGGTTCGAGATCGAGGCGCATGCCTGCGACGCGCTAGCCGAACTCGGCGTCATCCCGAAATCGGCGGCAAGGACCATCTGGGAAAAAGGCGGCGCGGCCACCTTCGACGTCGCCCGCATCGACGAGATCGAGGCCGTCACCAAGCATGACGTCATCGCCTTCCTCACCCACCTCGCCGAGATCGTCGGCCCGGATGCGCGCTTCGTCCACCAGGGCATGACCTCGTCCGACGTGCTCGACACCTGCTTCAACGTCCAGCTGGTGCGTGCCACCGACATCCTTATCTCCGATCTCGACCGGCTGCTCGCAGCGCTGAAAACCCGGGCCTTCGAACACAAGGACACGGTCACTATCGGCCGCTCGCACGGCATCCATGCCGAGCCGACCACCTTCGGCGTCAAGCTAGCGCTTGCCTATGCCGAATTCGAGCGCTGCCGCCAGCGCCTCGTCGCCGCCCGCGAGGAAGTCGCGACCTGCGCCATCTCGGGCGCCGTCGGCACCTTCGCCAACATCGATCCGCGCGTCGAGGAACATGTCGCCGAAGCGCTCGGCCTGAAGGCCGAGCCGGTGTCGACCCAGGTCATCCCGCGCGACCGCCACGCCATGTATTTCGCCACCCTCGGCGTCGTCGCCTCCTCGATCGAGCGTCTGGCGACCGAGATCCGCCACCTGCAGCGCACCGAGGTGCTGGAGGCCGAGGAATACTTCTCGCCCGGCCAGAAGGGCTCCTCGGCGATGCCGCACAAGCGTAACCCGGTGCTAACCGAAAACCTCACCGGCCTCGCCCGCATGGTCCGGTCCTACGCCGTGCCGGCCATGGAAAACGTCGCCCTCTGGCACGAGCGCGATATCTCCCATTCCTCGGTCGAACGCATGATCGGTCCCGACGCGACGGTCACCCTCGACTTCGCCCTCTCCCGCCTCGCCGGCGTCGTCGAAAAGCTGCTGGTCTACCCGGAGAACATGGAGAAGAACCTCAACAAGTTCCGCGGCCTCGTCCACTCCCAGCGTGTTCTCCTTGCACTGACCCAGGCCGGTGTTTCCCGCGAGGATGCTTACCGCCTCGTCCAGCGCAACGCCATGAAGGTCTGGGAACAGGGCAAGGATTTCCTGGAAGAGCTGCTGGCTGATGCCGAGGTCAGGGCTGCGTTGTCCGAAGAGGATATTCGGGAGAAGTTCGACCTTGGGTATCACACCAAGCATGTCGATACGATCTTCCGCCGCGTCTTCGGCAACGCTTGA
- the rpe gene encoding ribulose-phosphate 3-epimerase, with amino-acid sequence MKLPIRIAPSILAADFARLGEEVRDVTAAGADWIHLDVMDGHFVPNISFGPDVIKSLRSYTPATFDCHLMISPVDDYLEAFAKAGCDRITVHAESGPHLHRSLQTIRNLGKKVGVTINPATPLSAIENVLDDVDLILIMSVNPGFGGQKFIPAMTAKIAAARSLIGDRPIELEVDGGVTVETAPDIARAGGNVLVAGSAIFKGGTVDNYRKTVAELRQAAEGART; translated from the coding sequence ATGAAGCTGCCCATTCGCATTGCCCCTTCGATCCTCGCGGCGGATTTCGCCAGGCTCGGCGAGGAGGTGCGCGACGTCACGGCCGCCGGCGCCGACTGGATCCACCTCGACGTGATGGATGGACATTTCGTGCCGAACATCTCCTTCGGTCCCGATGTCATCAAGTCGCTGCGTTCCTACACACCAGCCACTTTCGACTGCCATCTGATGATCTCTCCGGTCGATGACTATCTCGAAGCCTTCGCCAAGGCCGGCTGCGACCGCATCACCGTCCATGCCGAATCCGGGCCACATCTGCACCGCTCGCTGCAGACGATCCGCAATCTCGGTAAGAAGGTCGGCGTGACGATCAATCCGGCGACGCCGCTGAGCGCCATCGAGAACGTGCTCGACGACGTCGACCTCATCCTCATCATGTCGGTCAATCCCGGTTTCGGCGGACAGAAATTCATTCCCGCGATGACGGCCAAGATCGCCGCGGCAAGGTCTCTGATCGGTGACCGGCCGATCGAACTCGAGGTTGACGGCGGCGTCACCGTGGAAACGGCGCCTGATATCGCGCGCGCCGGCGGCAACGTCCTCGTCGCCGGCTCGGCAATTTTCAAGGGTGGTACGGTCGACAACTATCGCAAGACCGTCGCCGAATTGCGTCAGGCAGCCGAAGGGGCACGTACATGA
- a CDS encoding alpha/beta hydrolase — translation MKASDADILIIPGYTNSGPSHWQSRWQAKLSTARRVEQAEWTKPVREDWIARIAEEVNASTRPVVLVAHSLGVPSAIHAIPHFRKRVAGAFLVAPPEVTNPDIRPKHLMTFGPYPRDPLPFPSITVASRNDPFGSYDHADDIASSWGSFLVDAGEAGHINADSGHGPWPEGTMVFAQFLSRLSA, via the coding sequence ATGAAAGCCTCAGACGCAGATATTCTCATCATCCCCGGCTACACCAATTCCGGCCCCAGCCATTGGCAGAGCCGCTGGCAGGCGAAGCTCAGCACGGCGCGGCGCGTCGAACAGGCCGAATGGACGAAGCCGGTCCGCGAGGACTGGATCGCCCGCATCGCCGAAGAGGTGAACGCCTCGACCCGCCCGGTCGTGCTCGTCGCCCATTCGCTCGGCGTGCCCTCGGCAATCCATGCCATCCCGCATTTCCGAAAGCGGGTGGCAGGCGCTTTCCTTGTCGCTCCGCCTGAAGTCACCAATCCAGACATTCGCCCCAAGCACCTGATGACCTTCGGCCCCTATCCGCGTGACCCGCTGCCCTTCCCTTCGATCACCGTCGCCAGCCGCAACGATCCGTTCGGCAGCTACGACCATGCTGACGATATCGCCAGCAGTTGGGGTTCCTTCCTCGTCGATGCCGGCGAGGCGGGGCATATCAATGCTGATTCCGGGCATGGCCCGTGGCCCGAAGGAACAATGGTCTTCGCCCAGTTCCTCAGTCGCCTTTCTGCCTGA
- a CDS encoding ABC transporter substrate-binding protein: MINLRGIAAFLTLLGTAAQGHAAGVTIGVVAPQGGPLGLLGAQIAAGAGFEIQQSGNTLVAVNETCEDNSGAAVADALVSARVQIAVGFLCSETLEGALPKLKDANIPAITVSARSRILMEDALKNGWPLFRLAPADGTEAAKIIEVILKDWAADPIALIEDGTIHGRELTEAVRNALEQNGLKPVFTDTYRPGQEQQIALVRRLKRAGATRVFVGGDRNDVAVIARDAKAENIPLSILGGDAMRAADQPLPLTPGVRAVALPEYALSPEGAPAADALRAKGTEPEGYVLPSLAAALIAGRAAEAAAAAGKPPRETLVGATFQTPIGAVAFTGAHELSQNPYRLLEWRGNGFFPPAAPTQ, encoded by the coding sequence ATGATCAACCTGCGTGGCATAGCAGCCTTTCTGACGCTGCTCGGAACGGCGGCGCAAGGCCATGCGGCCGGCGTGACGATCGGCGTCGTCGCCCCGCAGGGCGGGCCGCTCGGCCTGCTAGGCGCGCAGATCGCCGCCGGCGCCGGTTTCGAGATCCAGCAATCCGGCAATACGCTCGTCGCCGTCAACGAGACCTGCGAGGACAATAGCGGCGCGGCGGTTGCCGATGCGCTCGTCAGTGCCAGGGTGCAGATTGCCGTCGGTTTTCTCTGCAGTGAGACGCTGGAGGGCGCACTGCCGAAGCTGAAGGACGCCAATATTCCGGCGATCACCGTTTCGGCGCGTTCGCGCATCCTGATGGAGGATGCGCTGAAAAACGGCTGGCCGCTCTTCCGCTTGGCACCTGCCGATGGCACTGAGGCGGCAAAGATCATCGAGGTGATCCTCAAGGACTGGGCCGCCGACCCGATCGCGCTGATCGAGGACGGCACCATTCATGGCCGCGAACTGACGGAAGCCGTGCGCAATGCGCTCGAGCAGAACGGCCTGAAGCCGGTTTTCACCGATACCTACCGGCCGGGACAGGAGCAGCAGATCGCCCTCGTGCGCCGACTGAAACGGGCCGGCGCCACCAGGGTCTTCGTCGGCGGCGATCGCAACGATGTCGCCGTCATCGCCCGCGACGCCAAGGCGGAAAACATTCCGCTGTCGATCCTCGGCGGCGATGCCATGCGCGCCGCCGATCAGCCGCTGCCTCTCACTCCCGGCGTGCGTGCGGTCGCCCTACCCGAATATGCGCTTTCGCCCGAAGGCGCGCCGGCGGCCGACGCGCTGCGCGCCAAGGGCACCGAGCCGGAAGGTTATGTCCTGCCATCCCTGGCGGCCGCGCTGATTGCCGGTCGGGCGGCCGAAGCCGCCGCTGCCGCCGGCAAGCCGCCGCGGGAAACCCTTGTCGGCGCTACTTTCCAGACACCGATCGGCGCCGTCGCCTTCACCGGCGCGCATGAACTTTCGCAAAACCCCTACCGCCTGCTTGAATGGCGGGGCAATGGCTTTTTTCCACCTGCTGCGCCGACGCAATGA
- a CDS encoding flavin reductase, with amino-acid sequence MLNRQHIDPGLYRDAMSRYAGHVQLVTTAMEGLRRGVTITAACSVSDNPASVLICLNNTNPKNEIFFRSGIFVLNTLGAHHQAVADAFSGRTAIANDERFASARFDTLVTGAPVLADALAAFDCRVTDIKEMPTHNVIFGEVAAVRFSEKHPALIYMNRDYHTL; translated from the coding sequence GTGTTGAACAGACAGCATATCGATCCCGGCCTTTATCGCGATGCCATGAGCCGTTATGCCGGTCATGTGCAGCTCGTGACGACGGCGATGGAAGGTCTGCGCCGCGGCGTCACCATCACTGCCGCCTGCTCGGTCTCGGACAATCCGGCTTCGGTGCTGATCTGCCTCAACAACACCAATCCGAAAAACGAGATCTTTTTCCGCAGCGGCATCTTCGTGCTCAACACGCTCGGCGCCCACCATCAGGCCGTCGCCGACGCTTTCTCCGGGCGCACCGCGATTGCCAATGACGAGCGCTTCGCCAGCGCCCGTTTCGACACGCTCGTCACCGGCGCGCCCGTTCTTGCCGATGCGCTTGCCGCCTTCGATTGCCGGGTGACCGACATCAAGGAAATGCCGACGCACAATGTCATCTTTGGTGAGGTTGCCGCCGTCCGCTTCAGCGAGAAGCACCCGGCGCTCATCTATATGAACCGGGATTATCACACGCTGTAA
- a CDS encoding TfoX/Sxy family protein, giving the protein MDNAGIEEMFQGLGPVTIKRMFGGKGIYHLGRIVAVEVRDEMLLKADETSAPEFAAAGATQWAYEGKKGKPVKMPYWSIPEEAYDDPDLMAKWVRLAYEAALRAEG; this is encoded by the coding sequence ATGGATAATGCCGGGATCGAGGAAATGTTTCAGGGGCTCGGCCCCGTCACGATCAAGCGCATGTTTGGCGGCAAGGGCATTTATCATCTCGGGCGCATCGTTGCCGTCGAAGTGCGCGACGAGATGCTGCTGAAAGCCGATGAGACGAGCGCTCCGGAATTTGCTGCCGCCGGCGCCACGCAATGGGCCTATGAAGGCAAGAAGGGCAAGCCGGTGAAAATGCCCTACTGGTCAATCCCCGAAGAAGCCTACGACGATCCCGATCTGATGGCGAAGTGGGTGCGGCTTGCCTATGAGGCGGCGCTTCGCGCCGAAGGTTGA
- a CDS encoding DUF2189 domain-containing protein, which translates to MAAFHVMTGASENFVWPVVNRIGIADVFDALKRGLDDFSEKPSHYVFLCLMYPIAGIFLTLWTSGANLLPMVFPLMSGFVLIGPIAAIGLYEISRRREEGLDTSWTHALEVRRSPALPSIIAVGLMLFGLFVVWLVTAQTLYTNLLGDVFPRTMADFSRQVFGTAEGLQLIIWGNLIGFVFALVVLAISVITFPLLLDRDVGAVAAVVTSIRATIANPVPVLLWGLIVAALLVIGTIPVFAGLALVIPILGHATWHLYRKLVAREAV; encoded by the coding sequence ATGGCGGCATTTCATGTCATGACGGGTGCCAGCGAAAATTTTGTTTGGCCCGTGGTCAACCGCATCGGCATCGCCGATGTTTTCGATGCGCTGAAGCGCGGGCTCGACGATTTCAGTGAAAAGCCTTCGCACTACGTGTTCCTGTGCCTGATGTATCCGATCGCCGGCATCTTCCTGACGCTGTGGACCTCCGGCGCCAACCTTCTGCCGATGGTCTTTCCGCTGATGTCCGGCTTCGTGCTGATCGGTCCGATCGCGGCGATCGGCCTATATGAGATCAGCCGCCGCCGGGAGGAAGGCCTCGACACCTCATGGACGCATGCGCTCGAGGTGCGCCGTTCGCCGGCGCTGCCGTCGATCATCGCGGTCGGGCTGATGCTCTTTGGCCTGTTCGTCGTGTGGCTTGTGACGGCGCAGACGCTGTACACCAATCTTCTTGGCGACGTGTTTCCGCGCACCATGGCGGATTTCAGCCGCCAGGTCTTCGGCACGGCCGAGGGCCTGCAACTGATCATCTGGGGCAATCTCATCGGTTTTGTCTTCGCGCTTGTTGTGCTGGCCATATCGGTCATCACCTTTCCGCTTCTGCTCGATCGTGACGTCGGAGCGGTTGCCGCCGTCGTGACCTCGATCCGCGCGACGATCGCCAATCCGGTGCCGGTACTGCTCTGGGGCCTGATCGTCGCCGCACTTCTCGTCATCGGCACGATCCCGGTCTTTGCCGGGCTCGCGCTCGTCATCCCGATCCTCGGCCATGCGACCTGGCATCTCTACCGCAAGCTGGTCGCTCGCGAAGCCGTATGA
- a CDS encoding DUF2259 domain-containing protein codes for MTKRLIFGGMLAAVAGLPGLSLAGDIASIQPIGFSADGKVFAFQEFGIKENSKTPYSETYFIDTDSGQYLEGTPFRTELTDKNANLSKARRQNLTAARSQMDKYDLLTNPGLIAAFNPPTELGSPSKTLRYTTLAIDGPPKTPYTLSLGEMPVPTPKECATVDKRVLGFSLQMIEKEGVPNRQAARQATIVPAERTCSVEFRIGGAVVYQPEGGNQIHIALVLAFDAERNGRWIAVPVHP; via the coding sequence ATGACGAAGCGTCTGATCTTTGGCGGCATGCTAGCAGCAGTCGCCGGCCTGCCTGGCTTGTCACTGGCCGGAGACATTGCCAGCATCCAGCCGATCGGTTTTTCCGCCGACGGCAAGGTTTTCGCATTTCAGGAATTCGGCATCAAGGAGAACAGCAAGACTCCCTATTCGGAAACCTATTTCATCGATACCGACAGCGGCCAATATCTCGAAGGCACCCCCTTTCGTACCGAACTGACGGATAAGAACGCCAATCTTTCCAAGGCCCGCCGCCAGAACCTGACGGCGGCGCGCAGCCAGATGGATAAGTACGACCTTCTGACAAATCCGGGTCTGATTGCCGCCTTCAACCCGCCAACCGAGCTCGGCTCGCCCTCGAAGACGCTTCGCTACACCACACTCGCAATCGATGGGCCGCCGAAAACGCCCTATACGCTCTCACTCGGCGAGATGCCGGTGCCGACGCCGAAGGAATGCGCGACAGTCGACAAGCGGGTCCTTGGTTTCAGCCTGCAGATGATCGAGAAGGAAGGTGTCCCGAACCGTCAGGCAGCGCGGCAGGCAACGATTGTTCCAGCCGAGCGGACATGCTCGGTCGAATTCAGGATCGGCGGCGCGGTGGTCTACCAGCCGGAAGGCGGAAATCAAATTCACATTGCGCTGGTCCTCGCCTTCGATGCTGAAAGGAACGGACGCTGGATCGCCGTTCCGGTCCATCCCTGA
- a CDS encoding NUDIX domain-containing protein — MGRPGVDFPGLGVGLVILRQGRILLYRRIRPPEAGYWNIVGGKVDHMEPAEEAARREAEEETGLTIGGIERIGMTEQIIDADRQHWISILYLARDVDGEPQLTEPDKLSDFGWFPLTDLPEPLSAFTKAAIAALPPGLSFPG, encoded by the coding sequence ATGGGTAGGCCTGGCGTCGACTTCCCGGGCCTTGGGGTAGGTTTGGTGATTCTGCGCCAGGGCAGGATCCTTCTCTATAGGCGCATACGCCCGCCTGAAGCCGGCTACTGGAACATCGTCGGCGGCAAGGTCGATCACATGGAGCCGGCTGAAGAAGCTGCGCGCCGCGAGGCCGAAGAAGAAACCGGCCTCACGATCGGCGGGATTGAGCGCATCGGCATGACCGAACAAATCATCGATGCCGACCGCCAGCACTGGATCTCCATCCTGTATCTCGCGCGCGACGTCGATGGCGAGCCGCAATTGACCGAGCCGGACAAGCTTTCGGATTTCGGCTGGTTTCCCTTGACTGATTTGCCCGAGCCGCTGTCAGCCTTCACCAAGGCGGCGATCGCTGCCTTGCCGCCAGGCTTGAGCTTTCCGGGTTAG